A genomic window from Myotis daubentonii chromosome 4, mMyoDau2.1, whole genome shotgun sequence includes:
- the RBBP6 gene encoding E3 ubiquitin-protein ligase RBBP6 isoform X4, with product MSCVHYKFSSKLNYDTVTFDGLHISLCDLKKQIMGREKLKAADCDLQITNAQTKEEYTDDNALIPKNSSVIVRRIPIGGVKSTSKTYVISRTEPVMGTSKAIDDSSASISLAQLTKTANLAEANASEEDKIKAMMSQSGHEYDPINYMKKPLGPPPPSYTCFRCGKPGHYIKNCPTNGDKNFESGPRIKKSTGIPRSFMMEVKDPNMKGAMLTNTGKYAIPTIDAEAYAIGKKEKPPFLPEEPSSSSEEDDPIPDELLCLICKDIMTDAVVIPCCGNSYCDECIRTALLESEDHTCPTCHQNDVSPDALIANKFLRQAVNNFKNETGYTKRLRKQLPPPPPPVPPPRPLIQRNLQPLMRSPISRQQDPLMIPVTSSSGHPAPSISSLTSSQSSLASAVPGNSSTPAPVPDITATVSISVHSEKSDGPFRDSDNKILPAAALASEHSKGASSIAITALMEEKGYQVPVLGTPSLLGQSLLHGQLIPTTGPVRINAARPGGGRPGWEHSNKLGYLVSPPQQIRRGERSCYRSINRGRHHSERSQRTQGPSLPTAPVFVPVPPPPLYPPPPHTLPLPPGVPPPQFSPQFPPGQPPPAGYSVPPPGFPPAPANLSTPWVSSGVQTGHSNTIPTTQAPPLSREEFYREQRRLKEESKSPYSGSSYSRSSYTYSKSRSGSTRSRSYSRSFSRSHSRSYSRSPPYPRRGRGKSRNYRSRSRSHGYHRSRSRSPLYRRYHSRSRSPQAFRGQSPNKRTVPQGEAEREYFNRYREVPPPYDIKAYYGRSVDFRDPFEKERYREWERKYREWYEKYYKGYAAGAQPRPSANRENFSPERFLPLNIRNSPFTRGRREDYSGGQSHRSRNIGGSNYPEKLSTRDSHNQKDNTKSKEKESDSATGDGKGSKHKKHRRRRKGEESEGFLNPELLEPSRKSREPTSGEENKTDSLFVLPSRDDATPVRDEPMDAESIPFKSVSEKDRREKDKPKAKGDKTKRKNDGSSVSKKENVKPAKGSQEKLEGEREKSPRSEPPPKKAKEETPKTDSAKSSSSSQKDEKAIGTPRKAHSKSSKEHQETKPIKEEKVKKDYSKDVKSEKLTSKEDKAKKPTEKSKPLDSKGEKRKRKTEEKGVEKDFESSSMKASKLEVTEIVKPSPKRKMEPDIEKMDRTPEKDKTSSTAPAKKIKLNRETGKKIGSTENISNTKETSEKLESSSSKVKQEKVKGKVRRKVTGTEGSSSTLVDYTSTSSTGGSPVRKSEEKTDTKRTVIKTMEEYNNDNTAPAEDVIIMIQVPQSKWDKDDFESEEEDVKATQPVSSVGKPASVIKNVSTKPANTVKYTEKESEPAEKLPKLTKEVSHEIIQHEIKGSKNSASSEKGKTKERDHSVLEKENPEKRKSSTQPEKDSNLDRLNEQGNFKSLSQSSKETRTSDKHDSTRGSSKRDFSPSRDKKTDYDSREYSSSKRRDERNELTRRKDSPSRSKDSASGQKTKPREERDLPKKGAGDSKKSNSSPSRDKKPHDHKATSDTKRLSEETKSVDKNPCKDREKHMLETRNSKESSGNKLLYILNPPDPQTEKEQVAGQIDKSATKPKPQLSHSSRLCSDLTRETDEAAFEPDYNESDSESNASVIKEEDTSGKIPKELKEKVTEKVKESPDTAAVTQIGVARSQSQSSPSVSPSRSHSPSGSQTRSHSSSASSAESQDSKKKKKKKEKKKHKKHKKHKKHKKHAGPEAELEKSQKHKHKKKKSKKSKDKEKEKDKEKEKEKDDQKVKSVTV from the exons ACTGCCAATCTGGCTGAAGCCAATGCTtctgaagaagataaaattaaagcaATGATGTCGCAATCTGGCCATGAATACGACCCAATCAA tTACATGAAGAAACCTCTAGGTCCACCACCTCCATCTTATACCTGTTTCCGCTGTGGTAAACCTGGCCATTATATTAAGAATTGCCCAACAAATGGG GATAAGAACTTCGAATCTGGTCCTAGGATTAAAAAGAGCACTGGAATTCCCAGAAGTTTCATGATGGAAGTGAAAGATCCTAACATGAAAGGTGCAATGCTCACCAACACTGGAAAATACGCAATTCCAACTATAGATGC AGAAGCATATGcaattgggaagaaagaaaagccacCTTTCTTACCAGAGGAGCCTTCTTCATCTTCTGAAGAGGACGACCCTATCCCAGATGAGTTGCTGTGTCTCATCTGCAAAGACATCATGACTGATGCCGTTGTCATTCCCTGCTGTGGAAACAGCTACTGTGATGAGT gTATAAGAACAGCACTCTTGGAATCAGAGGACCATACATGCCCAACGTGTCATCAAAATGATGTCTCTCCTGATGCTTTAATTGCCAATAAATTCTTGCGCCAG GCTGTTAATAACTTCAAAAATGAAACTGGTTATACAAAAAGACTACGGAAACAgttacccccaccaccacccccagtaCCGCCTCCGAGACCACTCATTCAGCGGAATCTACAACCTCTGATGAGATCTCCAATATCAAGACAACAAGACCCTCTGATGATTCCAGTGACGTCTTCATCAGGCCACCCGGCTCCCTCTATATCTTCATTAACTTCTAGTCAGTCTTCCTTAGCCTCTGCTGTGCCTGGAAATTCATCTACCCCAGCGCCCGTACCTGATATAACTGCAACGGTCTCCATATCAGTCCACTCAGAAAAATCAGATGGGCCTTTCCG gGATTCCGATAATAAAATATTGCCAGCTGCAGCCCTTGCCTCAGAACATTCAAAGGGAGCCTCTTCAATAGCAATTACTGCCCTTATGGAGGAGAAA ggtTACCAGGTGCCTGTGCTTGGAACCCCATCTTTGCTTGGACAGTCATTATTGCACGGACAGTTGATCCCTACAACTG GTCCAGTAAGAATAAATGCTGCTCGTCCAGGTGGTGGTCGACCAGGTTGGGAGCA TTCCAACAAGCTTGGATATCTGGTTTCTCCGCCACAGCAAattaggaggggagagaggagttgCTACAG AAGTATAAACCGTGGACGACACCACAGCGAAAGATCACAGAGAACTCAAGGCCCATCACTACCAACAGCTCCAGTTTTTGTGCCTGTTCCGCCCCCTCCTTTGTACCCACCTCCTCCACATACACTGCCTCTTCCTCCAGGTGTTCCTCCACCACAgttttctcctcagtttcctcctggCCAGCCACCACCTGCTGGGTATAGCGTCCCTCCCCCCGGGTTCCCTCCAGCGCCAGCCAATTTATCAACACCTTGGGTATCATCAGGAGTGCAGACTGGTCATTCAAATACCATCCCAACAACACAAGCACCACCTCTGTCCAGGGAAGAATTCTATAGAGAGCAGCGACGGCTAAAAGAAGA gtcTAAATCTCCCTATAGTGGTTCCTCATACTCCAGAAGTTCTTATACTTACTCTAAATCAAGATCTGGTTCAACGCGGTCACGTTCTTATTCTCGATCATTTAGCCGCTCACACTCTCGTTCCTATTCGCGATCACCTCCATACCCCAGAAGAGGCAGAGGCAAGAGTCGAAATTACCGCTCAAGGTCTAGATCTCACGGATATCATCGATCTAGGTCAAGGTCACCACTATATAGACGATATCATTCACGATCAAGGTCCCCTCAAGCATTTAGGGGACAATCTCCAAATAAACGTACTGTACCACAAGGGGAAGCAGAACGTGAATattttaatagatacagagaagttcCACCACCATATGACATAAAAGCTTATTATGGCAGGAGTGTTGACTTTAGAGACCCATTTGAAAAAGAGCGTTACCGAGAATGGGAGAGAAAATACAGAGAGTGGTATGAAAAATACTACAAAGGTTACGCTGCTGGAGCACAGCCTCGACCATCAGCAAATAGAGAGAACTTTTCTCCAGAGAGGTTTTTGCCACTTAATATCAGGAATTCTCCCTTTACAAGGGGCCGCAGAGAAGATTATTCGGGTGGACAAAGTCATAGAAGTCGAAACATAGGTGGTAGCAACTATCCAGAAAAGCTTTCAACAAGAGACAGTCACAATCAGAAGGATAATACAAAGTCAAAAGAAAAGGAGAGCGACAGTGCTACAGGAGATGGTAAAGGAAGTAAACACAAGAAACATCGAAGGCGGAGAAAGGGGGAAGAAAGTGAAGGCTTTCTAAACCCAGAGTTGTTAGAACCTTCTAGAAAATCAAGAGAACCTACAAGTggtgaggaaaataaaacagactcATTATTTGTTCTTCCGAGTAGAGATGATGCTACACCAGTTAGAGATGAACCAATGGATGCAGAATCCATCCCTTTTAAATCAGTGTCTGAAAaagacaggagagaaaaagataagcCAAAAGCAAAAGGAGATAAGACCAAACGAAAAAATGATGGATCTTCTGTGTccaaaaaggaaaatgtaaaaccTGCTAAGGGATCCCAAGAAAAACTAGAGGGAGAGCGTGAAAAATCTCCTCGATCTGAACCTCCACCTAAAAAAGCCAAAGAGGAGACTCCAAAGACAGACAGTGCTAAGTCATCATCTTCCTCTCAAAAAGATGAAAAGGCCATTGGCACCCCCAGAAAAGCTCACTCTAAGTCATCAAAAGAACACCAAGAGACAAAACCTATCAAAGAGGAAAAAGTGAAGAAAGACTATTCCAAAGATGTCAAATCAGAAAAACTAACTAGTAAGGAAGACAAGGCCAAGAAGCCTACTGAGAAAAGTAAGCCTCTTGAcagcaaaggagaaaaaaggaaaagaaaaactgaagagAAAGGTGTAGAGAAAGACTTTGAATCATCTTCAATGAAAGCCTCTAAACTCGAAGTAACTGAAATAGTGAAGCCATCGCCAAAACGCAAAATGGAACCTGATATTGAAAAGATGGATAGGACCCCTGAAAAGGACAAAACTTCATCAACAGCCCcagccaaaaaaattaagctcaaCAGAGAAACTGGTAAAAAAATTGGAAGTACAGAAAATATATCTAATACAAAAGAAACCTCTGAAAAATTGGAGTCATCATCTAGCAAAGTTAAACAAGAAAAAGTCAAAGGAAAGGTCAGACGAAAAGTAACTGGAACTGAAGGATCCAGCTCTACTCTTGTGGACTATACCAG tacGAGTTCAACTGGAGGCAGTCCTGTGAGAAAATCTGAAGAAAAAACAGATACAAAGCGAACTGTCATCAAAACTATGGAAGAATATAATAACGATAATACAGCTCCTGCTGAAGATGTCATTATTATGATTCAGGTCCCTCAGTCCAAATGGGATAAAGATGACTTTGAATCTGAGGAAGAAGATGTTAAAGCCACACAGCCTGTGTCAAGTGTAGGAAAACCTGCCAGTGTTATAAAAAATGTTAGCACTAAACCAGCAAATACAGTCAAGTATACTGAAAAAGAAAGCGAGCCAGCAGAGAAACTTCCAAAACTCACCAAGGAAGTGAGCCATGAAATCATACAACATGAGATCAAAGGTTCAAAAAACTCTGCATCTAGTGAAAAAGGGAAAACCAAAGAGAGAGATCATTCAGTGTTGGAGAAGGAAAATCCTGAAAAGAGGAAGAGCAGCactcagccagagaaagatagtAATTTGGACCGTCTCAATGAACaaggtaattttaaaagtttgtctCAATCTTCCAAAGAGACTAGAACTTCAGATAAGCATGATTCCACTAGAGGTTCCTCAAAGAGAGACTTTTCTCCCAGTAGAGACAAAAAAACGGACTATGACAGCAGAGAATATTCAAGTTCCAAACGTAGAGATGAACGGAATGAATTAACAAGAAGAAAAGACTCTCCTTCTCGGAGCAAAGATTCTGCATCTGGACAGAAAACTAAgccaagggaggagagagatttgCCTAAAAAAGGAGCAGGAGATTCTAAAAAAAGTAATTCTAGCCCCTCAAGAGACAAAAAACCTCACGATCATAAAGCCACTTCTGATACTAAACGCTTAAGTGAAGAGACAAAATCTGTAGATAAAAATCCTTGTAAGGATCGTGAGAAGCATATGTTAGAAACAAGGAACAGTAAAGAGTCAAGTGGCAATAAATTACTGTATATACTTAATCCACCAGACCCACAGACTGAAAAAGAGCAGGTTGCTGGGCAAATTGATAAGAGTGCTACCAAGCCTAAACCCCAGTTAAGTCACTCCTCTCGACTTTGCTCCGACTTAACTAGAGAAACTGATGAAGCTGCTTTTGAACCAGATTATAATGAAAGTGACAGTGAAAGCAATGCATCAGTAATAAAAGAGGAAGATACTTCTGGGAAAATTCCTAAGGAATTGAAAGAGAAAGTCacagaaaaagtaaaagagaGCCCGGACACAGCAGCAGTCACCCAGATAGGTGTCGCCAGGAGCCAGAGTCAGAGCAGTCCCAGTGTTAGTCCAAGTAGAAGTCACAGCCCTTCTGGAAGCCAAACTCGAAGCCACAGTAGCAGTGCCAGCTCGGCAGAAAGTCAGGacagcaagaagaagaagaaaaagaaggaaaagaaaaagcacaagaaacataaaaaacatAAGAAGCATAAGAAACATGCAGGCCCTGAAGCAGAATTGGAAAAAAGCCAGAAACAcaaacacaagaaaaagaaatcaaagaagagcaaagataaagagaaggagaaggacaaggagaaggagaaggagaaagatgaCCAAAAAGTGAAATCTGTCACTGTGTAG
- the RBBP6 gene encoding E3 ubiquitin-protein ligase RBBP6 isoform X2, protein MSCVHYKFSSKLNYDTVTFDGLHISLCDLKKQIMGREKLKAADCDLQITNAQTKEEYTDDNALIPKNSSVIVRRIPIGGVKSTSKTYVISRTEPVMGTSKAIDDSSASISLAQLTKTANLAEANASEEDKIKAMMSQSGHEYDPINYMKKPLGPPPPSYTCFRCGKPGHYIKNCPTNGDKNFESGPRIKKSTGIPRSFMMEVKDPNMKGAMLTNTGKYAIPTIDAEAYAIGKKEKPPFLPEEPSSSSEEDDPIPDELLCLICKDIMTDAVVIPCCGNSYCDECIRTALLESEDHTCPTCHQNDVSPDALIANKFLRQAVNNFKNETGYTKRLRKQLPPPPPPVPPPRPLIQRNLQPLMRSPISRQQDPLMIPVTSSSGHPAPSISSLTSSQSSLASAVPGNSSTPAPVPDITATVSISVHSEKSDGPFRDSDNKILPAAALASEHSKGASSIAITALMEEKGYQVPVLGTPSLLGQSLLHGQLIPTTGPVRINAARPGGGRPGWEHSNKLGYLVSPPQQIRRGERSCYRSINRGRHHSERSQRTQGPSLPTAPVFVPVPPPPLYPPPPHTLPLPPGVPPPQFSPQFPPGQPPPAGYSVPPPGFPPAPANLSTPWVSSGVQTGHSNTIPTTQAPPLSREEFYREQRRLKEEEKKKSKLDEFTNDFAKELMEYKKIQKERRRSFSRSKSPYSGSSYSRSSYTYSKSRSGSTRSRSYSRSFSRSHSRSYSRSPPYPRRGRGKSRNYRSRSRSHGYHRSRSRSPLYRRYHSRSRSPQAFRGQSPNKRTVPQGEAEREYFNRYREVPPPYDIKAYYGRSVDFRDPFEKERYREWERKYREWYEKYYKGYAAGAQPRPSANRENFSPERFLPLNIRNSPFTRGRREDYSGGQSHRSRNIGGSNYPEKLSTRDSHNQKDNTKSKEKESDSATGDGKGSKHKKHRRRRKGEESEGFLNPELLEPSRKSREPTSGEENKTDSLFVLPSRDDATPVRDEPMDAESIPFKSVSEKDRREKDKPKAKGDKTKRKNDGSSVSKKENVKPAKGSQEKLEGEREKSPRSEPPPKKAKEETPKTDSAKSSSSSQKDEKAIGTPRKAHSKSSKEHQETKPIKEEKVKKDYSKDVKSEKLTSKEDKAKKPTEKSKPLDSKGEKRKRKTEEKGVEKDFESSSMKASKLEVTEIVKPSPKRKMEPDIEKMDRTPEKDKTSSTAPAKKIKLNRETGKKIGSTENISNTKETSEKLESSSSKVKQEKVKGKVRRKVTGTEGSSSTLVDYTSTSSTGGSPVRKSEEKTDTKRTVIKTMEEYNNDNTAPAEDVIIMIQVPQSKWDKDDFESEEEDVKATQPVSSVGKPASVIKNVSTKPANTVKYTEKESEPAEKLPKLTKEVSHEIIQHEIKGSKNSASSEKGKTKERDHSVLEKENPEKRKSSTQPEKDSNLDRLNEQGNFKSLSQSSKETRTSDKHDSTRGSSKRDFSPSRDKKTDYDSREYSSSKRRDERNELTRRKDSPSRSKDSASGQKTKPREERDLPKKGAGDSKKSNSSPSRDKKPHDHKATSDTKRLSEETKSVDKNPCKDREKHMLETRNSKESSGNKLLYILNPPDPQTEKEQVAGQIDKSATKPKPQLSHSSRLCSDLTRETDEAAFEPDYNESDSESNASVIKEEDTSGKIPKELKEKVTEKVKESPDTAAVTQIGVARSQSQSSPSVSPSRSHSPSGSQTRSHSSSASSAESQDSKKKKKKKEKKKHKKHKKHKKHKKHAGPEAELEKSQKHKHKKKKSKKSKDKEKEKDKEKEKEKDDQKVKSVTV, encoded by the exons ACTGCCAATCTGGCTGAAGCCAATGCTtctgaagaagataaaattaaagcaATGATGTCGCAATCTGGCCATGAATACGACCCAATCAA tTACATGAAGAAACCTCTAGGTCCACCACCTCCATCTTATACCTGTTTCCGCTGTGGTAAACCTGGCCATTATATTAAGAATTGCCCAACAAATGGG GATAAGAACTTCGAATCTGGTCCTAGGATTAAAAAGAGCACTGGAATTCCCAGAAGTTTCATGATGGAAGTGAAAGATCCTAACATGAAAGGTGCAATGCTCACCAACACTGGAAAATACGCAATTCCAACTATAGATGC AGAAGCATATGcaattgggaagaaagaaaagccacCTTTCTTACCAGAGGAGCCTTCTTCATCTTCTGAAGAGGACGACCCTATCCCAGATGAGTTGCTGTGTCTCATCTGCAAAGACATCATGACTGATGCCGTTGTCATTCCCTGCTGTGGAAACAGCTACTGTGATGAGT gTATAAGAACAGCACTCTTGGAATCAGAGGACCATACATGCCCAACGTGTCATCAAAATGATGTCTCTCCTGATGCTTTAATTGCCAATAAATTCTTGCGCCAG GCTGTTAATAACTTCAAAAATGAAACTGGTTATACAAAAAGACTACGGAAACAgttacccccaccaccacccccagtaCCGCCTCCGAGACCACTCATTCAGCGGAATCTACAACCTCTGATGAGATCTCCAATATCAAGACAACAAGACCCTCTGATGATTCCAGTGACGTCTTCATCAGGCCACCCGGCTCCCTCTATATCTTCATTAACTTCTAGTCAGTCTTCCTTAGCCTCTGCTGTGCCTGGAAATTCATCTACCCCAGCGCCCGTACCTGATATAACTGCAACGGTCTCCATATCAGTCCACTCAGAAAAATCAGATGGGCCTTTCCG gGATTCCGATAATAAAATATTGCCAGCTGCAGCCCTTGCCTCAGAACATTCAAAGGGAGCCTCTTCAATAGCAATTACTGCCCTTATGGAGGAGAAA ggtTACCAGGTGCCTGTGCTTGGAACCCCATCTTTGCTTGGACAGTCATTATTGCACGGACAGTTGATCCCTACAACTG GTCCAGTAAGAATAAATGCTGCTCGTCCAGGTGGTGGTCGACCAGGTTGGGAGCA TTCCAACAAGCTTGGATATCTGGTTTCTCCGCCACAGCAAattaggaggggagagaggagttgCTACAG AAGTATAAACCGTGGACGACACCACAGCGAAAGATCACAGAGAACTCAAGGCCCATCACTACCAACAGCTCCAGTTTTTGTGCCTGTTCCGCCCCCTCCTTTGTACCCACCTCCTCCACATACACTGCCTCTTCCTCCAGGTGTTCCTCCACCACAgttttctcctcagtttcctcctggCCAGCCACCACCTGCTGGGTATAGCGTCCCTCCCCCCGGGTTCCCTCCAGCGCCAGCCAATTTATCAACACCTTGGGTATCATCAGGAGTGCAGACTGGTCATTCAAATACCATCCCAACAACACAAGCACCACCTCTGTCCAGGGAAGAATTCTATAGAGAGCAGCGACGGCTAAAAGAAGA ggaaaagaaaaagtccAAGCTAGATGAGTTTACAAATGATTTTGCTAAGGAATTGATGGAATACAAAAAGATTCAAAAGGAGCGTAGGCGCTCATTTTCCAG gtcTAAATCTCCCTATAGTGGTTCCTCATACTCCAGAAGTTCTTATACTTACTCTAAATCAAGATCTGGTTCAACGCGGTCACGTTCTTATTCTCGATCATTTAGCCGCTCACACTCTCGTTCCTATTCGCGATCACCTCCATACCCCAGAAGAGGCAGAGGCAAGAGTCGAAATTACCGCTCAAGGTCTAGATCTCACGGATATCATCGATCTAGGTCAAGGTCACCACTATATAGACGATATCATTCACGATCAAGGTCCCCTCAAGCATTTAGGGGACAATCTCCAAATAAACGTACTGTACCACAAGGGGAAGCAGAACGTGAATattttaatagatacagagaagttcCACCACCATATGACATAAAAGCTTATTATGGCAGGAGTGTTGACTTTAGAGACCCATTTGAAAAAGAGCGTTACCGAGAATGGGAGAGAAAATACAGAGAGTGGTATGAAAAATACTACAAAGGTTACGCTGCTGGAGCACAGCCTCGACCATCAGCAAATAGAGAGAACTTTTCTCCAGAGAGGTTTTTGCCACTTAATATCAGGAATTCTCCCTTTACAAGGGGCCGCAGAGAAGATTATTCGGGTGGACAAAGTCATAGAAGTCGAAACATAGGTGGTAGCAACTATCCAGAAAAGCTTTCAACAAGAGACAGTCACAATCAGAAGGATAATACAAAGTCAAAAGAAAAGGAGAGCGACAGTGCTACAGGAGATGGTAAAGGAAGTAAACACAAGAAACATCGAAGGCGGAGAAAGGGGGAAGAAAGTGAAGGCTTTCTAAACCCAGAGTTGTTAGAACCTTCTAGAAAATCAAGAGAACCTACAAGTggtgaggaaaataaaacagactcATTATTTGTTCTTCCGAGTAGAGATGATGCTACACCAGTTAGAGATGAACCAATGGATGCAGAATCCATCCCTTTTAAATCAGTGTCTGAAAaagacaggagagaaaaagataagcCAAAAGCAAAAGGAGATAAGACCAAACGAAAAAATGATGGATCTTCTGTGTccaaaaaggaaaatgtaaaaccTGCTAAGGGATCCCAAGAAAAACTAGAGGGAGAGCGTGAAAAATCTCCTCGATCTGAACCTCCACCTAAAAAAGCCAAAGAGGAGACTCCAAAGACAGACAGTGCTAAGTCATCATCTTCCTCTCAAAAAGATGAAAAGGCCATTGGCACCCCCAGAAAAGCTCACTCTAAGTCATCAAAAGAACACCAAGAGACAAAACCTATCAAAGAGGAAAAAGTGAAGAAAGACTATTCCAAAGATGTCAAATCAGAAAAACTAACTAGTAAGGAAGACAAGGCCAAGAAGCCTACTGAGAAAAGTAAGCCTCTTGAcagcaaaggagaaaaaaggaaaagaaaaactgaagagAAAGGTGTAGAGAAAGACTTTGAATCATCTTCAATGAAAGCCTCTAAACTCGAAGTAACTGAAATAGTGAAGCCATCGCCAAAACGCAAAATGGAACCTGATATTGAAAAGATGGATAGGACCCCTGAAAAGGACAAAACTTCATCAACAGCCCcagccaaaaaaattaagctcaaCAGAGAAACTGGTAAAAAAATTGGAAGTACAGAAAATATATCTAATACAAAAGAAACCTCTGAAAAATTGGAGTCATCATCTAGCAAAGTTAAACAAGAAAAAGTCAAAGGAAAGGTCAGACGAAAAGTAACTGGAACTGAAGGATCCAGCTCTACTCTTGTGGACTATACCAG tacGAGTTCAACTGGAGGCAGTCCTGTGAGAAAATCTGAAGAAAAAACAGATACAAAGCGAACTGTCATCAAAACTATGGAAGAATATAATAACGATAATACAGCTCCTGCTGAAGATGTCATTATTATGATTCAGGTCCCTCAGTCCAAATGGGATAAAGATGACTTTGAATCTGAGGAAGAAGATGTTAAAGCCACACAGCCTGTGTCAAGTGTAGGAAAACCTGCCAGTGTTATAAAAAATGTTAGCACTAAACCAGCAAATACAGTCAAGTATACTGAAAAAGAAAGCGAGCCAGCAGAGAAACTTCCAAAACTCACCAAGGAAGTGAGCCATGAAATCATACAACATGAGATCAAAGGTTCAAAAAACTCTGCATCTAGTGAAAAAGGGAAAACCAAAGAGAGAGATCATTCAGTGTTGGAGAAGGAAAATCCTGAAAAGAGGAAGAGCAGCactcagccagagaaagatagtAATTTGGACCGTCTCAATGAACaaggtaattttaaaagtttgtctCAATCTTCCAAAGAGACTAGAACTTCAGATAAGCATGATTCCACTAGAGGTTCCTCAAAGAGAGACTTTTCTCCCAGTAGAGACAAAAAAACGGACTATGACAGCAGAGAATATTCAAGTTCCAAACGTAGAGATGAACGGAATGAATTAACAAGAAGAAAAGACTCTCCTTCTCGGAGCAAAGATTCTGCATCTGGACAGAAAACTAAgccaagggaggagagagatttgCCTAAAAAAGGAGCAGGAGATTCTAAAAAAAGTAATTCTAGCCCCTCAAGAGACAAAAAACCTCACGATCATAAAGCCACTTCTGATACTAAACGCTTAAGTGAAGAGACAAAATCTGTAGATAAAAATCCTTGTAAGGATCGTGAGAAGCATATGTTAGAAACAAGGAACAGTAAAGAGTCAAGTGGCAATAAATTACTGTATATACTTAATCCACCAGACCCACAGACTGAAAAAGAGCAGGTTGCTGGGCAAATTGATAAGAGTGCTACCAAGCCTAAACCCCAGTTAAGTCACTCCTCTCGACTTTGCTCCGACTTAACTAGAGAAACTGATGAAGCTGCTTTTGAACCAGATTATAATGAAAGTGACAGTGAAAGCAATGCATCAGTAATAAAAGAGGAAGATACTTCTGGGAAAATTCCTAAGGAATTGAAAGAGAAAGTCacagaaaaagtaaaagagaGCCCGGACACAGCAGCAGTCACCCAGATAGGTGTCGCCAGGAGCCAGAGTCAGAGCAGTCCCAGTGTTAGTCCAAGTAGAAGTCACAGCCCTTCTGGAAGCCAAACTCGAAGCCACAGTAGCAGTGCCAGCTCGGCAGAAAGTCAGGacagcaagaagaagaagaaaaagaaggaaaagaaaaagcacaagaaacataaaaaacatAAGAAGCATAAGAAACATGCAGGCCCTGAAGCAGAATTGGAAAAAAGCCAGAAACAcaaacacaagaaaaagaaatcaaagaagagcaaagataaagagaaggagaaggacaaggagaaggagaaggagaaagatgaCCAAAAAGTGAAATCTGTCACTGTGTAG